From a single Strix uralensis isolate ZFMK-TIS-50842 chromosome 27, bStrUra1, whole genome shotgun sequence genomic region:
- the AMH gene encoding muellerian-inhibiting factor produces MKALRVLLPCLVLLLPSAALPRKGSTGERISPINRLELSLPEELGLEAEERKRENTSFQEKVRPSSAARSRVAAATRLFSKPDPGAKCPQGLAEDGDIGWSRSSLNPWPLGGLEGPVCRVKMDQDELTPRHLEVVGVLTHYESSFIKLLRQRTSWDESLLQTFGLCPAGEVGAAPHPLKHIHAHVVEPGQDRFLVLHLEEVRWEAQANLWFKLVFQAEVGRSLGELRSAVLLFYPGRREGPGTGRPGQLLATGTGLAREQSLCLARDTQYLVLGAAVASITRTSEQLSFEASLAIRHREGGGAPLPPMETQQLLFGSDDKCFTRMTPVLLLLAKARQEEEEDVALAPSSYLSANGVVDMAPYPQLSPPQAGTEELLSPTTLNQTNTSTPAPGSSSHFLSILTLFIRQVLSPSSEPPTQPSSHHWLDFQVMETLPHQLLNLSEEAALERLVQSEEPSVLLFPQDSGAVLEQHLGGWQPEGTVLQLLMGKLQAVIQELKDIPAFQANIGLFQHLLSFCYYPPGLGEGQAGERPPSSGKMHTLLLLKALQTVRARWQERRKVLRQNRSARHQAHCRLQELTIDLHDRKFIVMPTVYAANNCEGPCKLPLSTRIPSYYSHTVLLLGMQERGSPLQRAPCCVPVRYSDQLIISLSTEGLEVRKFPNMVAEECGCR; encoded by the exons ATGAAGGCTCTTAGGGTGCTTTTGCCATGCCTGGTGCTGTTGCTCCCCTCCGCAGCACTTCCAAGAAAGGGGAGCACAGGGGAAAGGATTTCCCCAATTAACCGGCTGGAGCTGAGCCTGCCGGAGGAGCTGGGACTTGaagcagaggagagaaagagagaaaacaccagTTTCCAGGAAAAAGTGAGACCCAGCTCGGCGGCAAGATCAAGGGTAGCTGCTGCTACTCGCCTCTTTTCTAAGCCTGACCCAGGAGCAAAATGCCCCCAGGGACTGGCTGAGGATGGGGACATCGGCTGGTCCCGCTCCAGCCTGAACCCGTGGCCGCTCGGGGGGCTGGAAGGGCCCGTGTGCAGGGTGAAAATGGACCAGGACGAGCTGACCCCGAGGCACCTGGAAGTTGTGGGTGTTCTCACCCACTATGAAAGCAGCTTCATCAAGCTGTTGAGACAACGAACCAGCTGGGATGAAAGCCTTCTCCAGACCTTTGGGCTCTGCCCGGccggggaggtgggtgctgctccccatcccctgAAGCACATCCACGCGCACGTGGTGGAGCCGGGGCAGGACCGATTCCTCGTGCTGCATCTGGAGGAAG TGAGGTGGGAAGCCCAGGCCAACCTGTGGTTCAAGCTGGTTTTCCAGGCAGAGGTGGGCCGGTCGCTGGGCGAGCTGCGCTCCGCCGTGCTGCTCTTCTACCCGGGCAGGCGCGAGGGGCCGGGCACCGGGCGCCCAGGGCAGCTGCTGGCCACCGGCACGGGGCTGGCGCGGGAGCAG AGCCTCTGCCTCGCCAGGGACACCCAGTACCTGGTCCTGGGAGCCGCTGTAGCATCCATCACCCGCACCAGCGAGCAGCTCAGCTTCGAGGCTTCCCTGGCGATCAGGCACCGCGAGGGGGGAG gtgcccccctgccccccatggaGACCCAGCAGCTCCTTTTTGGCTCCGATGACAAATGCTTCACCAGGATGACCCCCGTGCTGCTCCTGCTGGCCAAGGcacggcaggaggaggaggaggatgtggcTTTGGCCCCTTCTTCCTACCTCTCTGCCAACGGGGTGGTTGACATGGCTCCATACCCGCAGCTCAG CCCACCCCAGGCCGGGACCGAGGAGCTGCTGTCCCCCACCACCCTGAACCAAACCAACACTTCGACCCCAGCGCCCGGAAGCAGCAGCCATTTCCTGAGCATCCTGACCCTGTTCATCCGCCAGGTCCTGAGCCCCTCCAGCGAGccccccacccagcccagctcccaccaCTGGCTGGACTTCCAGGTGATGGAGACCCTCCCTCACCAGCTGCTCAACCTGTCGGAGGAGGCAGCGCTGGAGCGTCTGGTGCAGTCGGAGGAGCCCTCGGTGCTGCTTTTTCCCCAGGACAGcggagctgtgctggagcagcacTTGGGGGGTTGGCAGCCGGAGGGGACcgtgctgcagctgctgatggGCAAGCTGCAGGCGGTGATCCAGGAGCTGAAGGACATCCCAGCTTTCCAAGCCAACATAGGGCTTTTCCAGCATCTCCTGAGCTTCTGCTACTACCCGCCAGGGCTGGGTGAGGGTCAGGCCGGTGAGCGGCCGCCCAGCTCTGGGAAGATGcacacgctgctgctgctgaaggcgTTGCAGACAGTGCGGGCGCGCTGGCAGGAGCGGAGGAAGGTGCTGCGGCAGAACCGCAGCGCGCGGCACCAGGCCCACTGCCGCCTGCAGGAGCTGACCATCGACCTGCACGACCGCAAGTTCATCGTCATGCCCACCGTCTACGCGGCCAACAACTGCGAGGGTCCCTGCAAGCTGCCCCTCTCCACCCGCATCCCCAGCTACTACTCGCACacggtgctgctgctgggcatgCAGGAGCGGGGCTCGCCCCTCCAGCGGGCTCCCTGCTGCGTGCCCGTCCGCTACTCGGACCAGCTCATCATCAGCCTCTCCACGGAGGGGCTGGAGGTCCGCAAGTTCCCCAACATGGTGGCAGAGGAGTGTGGCTGTCGGTAG
- the JSRP1 gene encoding junctional sarcoplasmic reticulum protein 1 isoform X1: MRSLAWPAASDLSGSHAASPAPRSDRISAQWQPPTTSKRRVEGSETRSTYNKPMQRLARVPRASPADADTPVSSHRESGRAHGLEGARTRLGVSEQDPDEPELSMPEPAPLSVDKKAAEKKRVEKLGAKGSASGPPVPKSLPVQRKVEPPSLDPAEEPLLWEGLTLNKCILVASVVALLSVTFQVLQAPCSREGVSRGQQDPPPPPLHEVVSAKEEEVQEVVTAQPAQPESSVFKDDDGDDDDDDGDDDSDADSNLAEPWIFKKWFGRSAPEDGDEEPVDVPEVPPAPTEVKKSREKKLEKKEKKEEKKEEKKEEKKEEKKEEKAREGRATQAERSSRREARAKDRALGDKPGRAPRAPREPEQQPQKKRSREGKESRRERDEPRKEGWKGRPGRADGGGESPKRDWRQQKGRRPWEPAAAPGRDGTARPREGKRRD, translated from the exons CCGCCAGCCCCGCACCCCGCTCCGATCGCATCTCAGCCCAGTGGCAACCTCCAACCACATCTAAGAGAAGGGTGGAGGGCTCTGAGACACGAAGCACCTACAACAAGCCCATGCAGCGCCTGGCCCGAGTGCCACGTGCATCCCCGGCAG ATGCTGACACGCCGGTGAGCAGCCACAGGGAGAGCGGGAGAGCACAT GGGCTAGAGGGGGCAAGGACCCGGCTTGGCGTCTCTGAGCAGGATCCGGACGAGCCCGAGCTGAGCATGCCAGAGCCAGCACCGCTCAGCGTGGACAAGAAAGCAGCGGAGAAGAAGCGGGTGGAGAAGCTGGGAGCCAAAGGCAGCGCTAGCGGGCCTCCAG TCCCCAAGAGCCTCCCCGTGCAGAGGAAGGTGGAGCCCCCCAGCCTGGACCCCGCGGAGGAGCCGCTCCTCTGGGAAGGGCTCACCCTCAACAAGTGCATCCTGGTGGCCTCGGTCGTCGCCCTGCTCAGCGTCACCTTCCAGGTGCTCCAAG CGCCATGCTCCAGGGAGGGGGTCAGCCGCGGCCAGCAGGAccctccaccacctcccctccACG agGTGGTCAGCGCCAAGGAGGAGGAGGTCCAGGAAGTGGTGactgcccagcctgcccagccGGAGAGCAGCGTGTTCAAGGACGATGATGGGGACgacgatgatgatgatggtgacgATGACAGCGATGCTGACAGCAACCTG GCAGAGCCCTGGATCTTCAAGAAGTGGTTTGGCCGCTCAGCACCAGAGGATGGGGACGAAGAGCCCGTGGATGTCCCCGAGGTGCCACCAGCTCCGACAGAGGTGAAGAAGAGCCGGGAGAAGAagctggagaaaaaggagaagaaggaggagaagaaggaggagaagaaggaggagaagaaggaggagaagaaggaggagaaggccCGGGAGGGTCGTGCCACCCAGGCAGAGCGGAGCAGCCGGAGGGAGGCACGAGCCAAGGACAGGGCATTGGGGGACAAGCCTGGCagagcccccagggccccccgggaaccagagcagcagccccagaagAAGCGGAGCCGGGAGGGGAAGGAGAGCCGGCGGGAGAGGGACGAGCCCAGGAAGGAGGGGTGGAAGGGCCGTCCCGGCAGGGCTGATGGCGGCGGGGAGAGCCCGAAGCGGGACTGGCGGCAGCAGAAGGGCAGGAGGCCCTGGGAGCCGGCGGCTGCCCCGGGGAGGGACGGCACTGCCAGGCCCAGGGAGGGCAAGAGACGTGACTGA
- the JSRP1 gene encoding junctional sarcoplasmic reticulum protein 1 isoform X6, with amino-acid sequence MQRLARVPRASPADADTPVSSHRESGRAHGLEGARTRLGVSEQDPDEPELSMPEPAPLSVDKKAAEKKRVEKLGAKGSASGPPVPKSLPVQRKVEPPSLDPAEEPLLWEGLTLNKCILVASVVALLSVTFQVLQAPCSREGVSRGQQDPPPPPLHEVVSAKEEEVQEVVTAQPAQPESSVFKDDDGDDDDDDGDDDSDADSNLAEPWIFKKWFGRSAPEDGDEEPVDVPEVPPAPTEVKKSREKKLEKKEKKEEKKEEKKEEKKEEKKEEKAREGRATQAERSSRREARAKDRALGDKPGRAPRAPREPEQQPQKKRSREGKESRRERDEPRKEGWKGRPGRADGGGESPKRDWRQQKGRRPWEPAAAPGRDGTARPREGKRRD; translated from the exons ATGCAGCGCCTGGCCCGAGTGCCACGTGCATCCCCGGCAG ATGCTGACACGCCGGTGAGCAGCCACAGGGAGAGCGGGAGAGCACAT GGGCTAGAGGGGGCAAGGACCCGGCTTGGCGTCTCTGAGCAGGATCCGGACGAGCCCGAGCTGAGCATGCCAGAGCCAGCACCGCTCAGCGTGGACAAGAAAGCAGCGGAGAAGAAGCGGGTGGAGAAGCTGGGAGCCAAAGGCAGCGCTAGCGGGCCTCCAG TCCCCAAGAGCCTCCCCGTGCAGAGGAAGGTGGAGCCCCCCAGCCTGGACCCCGCGGAGGAGCCGCTCCTCTGGGAAGGGCTCACCCTCAACAAGTGCATCCTGGTGGCCTCGGTCGTCGCCCTGCTCAGCGTCACCTTCCAGGTGCTCCAAG CGCCATGCTCCAGGGAGGGGGTCAGCCGCGGCCAGCAGGAccctccaccacctcccctccACG agGTGGTCAGCGCCAAGGAGGAGGAGGTCCAGGAAGTGGTGactgcccagcctgcccagccGGAGAGCAGCGTGTTCAAGGACGATGATGGGGACgacgatgatgatgatggtgacgATGACAGCGATGCTGACAGCAACCTG GCAGAGCCCTGGATCTTCAAGAAGTGGTTTGGCCGCTCAGCACCAGAGGATGGGGACGAAGAGCCCGTGGATGTCCCCGAGGTGCCACCAGCTCCGACAGAGGTGAAGAAGAGCCGGGAGAAGAagctggagaaaaaggagaagaaggaggagaagaaggaggagaagaaggaggagaagaaggaggagaagaaggaggagaaggccCGGGAGGGTCGTGCCACCCAGGCAGAGCGGAGCAGCCGGAGGGAGGCACGAGCCAAGGACAGGGCATTGGGGGACAAGCCTGGCagagcccccagggccccccgggaaccagagcagcagccccagaagAAGCGGAGCCGGGAGGGGAAGGAGAGCCGGCGGGAGAGGGACGAGCCCAGGAAGGAGGGGTGGAAGGGCCGTCCCGGCAGGGCTGATGGCGGCGGGGAGAGCCCGAAGCGGGACTGGCGGCAGCAGAAGGGCAGGAGGCCCTGGGAGCCGGCGGCTGCCCCGGGGAGGGACGGCACTGCCAGGCCCAGGGAGGGCAAGAGACGTGACTGA
- the JSRP1 gene encoding junctional sarcoplasmic reticulum protein 1 isoform X4, producing the protein MAAGPRELLEKDLGCPEATSELPGWARSAHRQPRKDRREDADTPVSSHRESGRAHDPDEPELSMPEPAPLSVDKKAAEKKRVEKLGAKGSASGPPVPKSLPVQRKVEPPSLDPAEEPLLWEGLTLNKCILVASVVALLSVTFQVLQAPCSREGVSRGQQDPPPPPLHEVVSAKEEEVQEVVTAQPAQPESSVFKDDDGDDDDDDGDDDSDADSNLAEPWIFKKWFGRSAPEDGDEEPVDVPEVPPAPTEVKKSREKKLEKKEKKEEKKEEKKEEKKEEKKEEKAREGRATQAERSSRREARAKDRALGDKPGRAPRAPREPEQQPQKKRSREGKESRRERDEPRKEGWKGRPGRADGGGESPKRDWRQQKGRRPWEPAAAPGRDGTARPREGKRRD; encoded by the exons ATGGCAGCAGGTCCCCGTGAGCTGTTGGAGAAAGACTTGGGATGCCCTGAGGCCACCAGTGAGCTGCCTGGGTGGGCACGGAGTGCTCACAGGCAGCCAAGGAAGGACAGGAGAGAAG ATGCTGACACGCCGGTGAGCAGCCACAGGGAGAGCGGGAGAGCACAT GATCCGGACGAGCCCGAGCTGAGCATGCCAGAGCCAGCACCGCTCAGCGTGGACAAGAAAGCAGCGGAGAAGAAGCGGGTGGAGAAGCTGGGAGCCAAAGGCAGCGCTAGCGGGCCTCCAG TCCCCAAGAGCCTCCCCGTGCAGAGGAAGGTGGAGCCCCCCAGCCTGGACCCCGCGGAGGAGCCGCTCCTCTGGGAAGGGCTCACCCTCAACAAGTGCATCCTGGTGGCCTCGGTCGTCGCCCTGCTCAGCGTCACCTTCCAGGTGCTCCAAG CGCCATGCTCCAGGGAGGGGGTCAGCCGCGGCCAGCAGGAccctccaccacctcccctccACG agGTGGTCAGCGCCAAGGAGGAGGAGGTCCAGGAAGTGGTGactgcccagcctgcccagccGGAGAGCAGCGTGTTCAAGGACGATGATGGGGACgacgatgatgatgatggtgacgATGACAGCGATGCTGACAGCAACCTG GCAGAGCCCTGGATCTTCAAGAAGTGGTTTGGCCGCTCAGCACCAGAGGATGGGGACGAAGAGCCCGTGGATGTCCCCGAGGTGCCACCAGCTCCGACAGAGGTGAAGAAGAGCCGGGAGAAGAagctggagaaaaaggagaagaaggaggagaagaaggaggagaagaaggaggagaagaaggaggagaagaaggaggagaaggccCGGGAGGGTCGTGCCACCCAGGCAGAGCGGAGCAGCCGGAGGGAGGCACGAGCCAAGGACAGGGCATTGGGGGACAAGCCTGGCagagcccccagggccccccgggaaccagagcagcagccccagaagAAGCGGAGCCGGGAGGGGAAGGAGAGCCGGCGGGAGAGGGACGAGCCCAGGAAGGAGGGGTGGAAGGGCCGTCCCGGCAGGGCTGATGGCGGCGGGGAGAGCCCGAAGCGGGACTGGCGGCAGCAGAAGGGCAGGAGGCCCTGGGAGCCGGCGGCTGCCCCGGGGAGGGACGGCACTGCCAGGCCCAGGGAGGGCAAGAGACGTGACTGA
- the JSRP1 gene encoding junctional sarcoplasmic reticulum protein 1 isoform X7 — protein sequence MRSLAWPAASDLSGSHDADTPVSSHRESGRAHDPDEPELSMPEPAPLSVDKKAAEKKRVEKLGAKGSASGPPVPKSLPVQRKVEPPSLDPAEEPLLWEGLTLNKCILVASVVALLSVTFQVLQAPCSREGVSRGQQDPPPPPLHEVVSAKEEEVQEVVTAQPAQPESSVFKDDDGDDDDDDGDDDSDADSNLAEPWIFKKWFGRSAPEDGDEEPVDVPEVPPAPTEVKKSREKKLEKKEKKEEKKEEKKEEKKEEKKEEKAREGRATQAERSSRREARAKDRALGDKPGRAPRAPREPEQQPQKKRSREGKESRRERDEPRKEGWKGRPGRADGGGESPKRDWRQQKGRRPWEPAAAPGRDGTARPREGKRRD from the exons ATGCTGACACGCCGGTGAGCAGCCACAGGGAGAGCGGGAGAGCACAT GATCCGGACGAGCCCGAGCTGAGCATGCCAGAGCCAGCACCGCTCAGCGTGGACAAGAAAGCAGCGGAGAAGAAGCGGGTGGAGAAGCTGGGAGCCAAAGGCAGCGCTAGCGGGCCTCCAG TCCCCAAGAGCCTCCCCGTGCAGAGGAAGGTGGAGCCCCCCAGCCTGGACCCCGCGGAGGAGCCGCTCCTCTGGGAAGGGCTCACCCTCAACAAGTGCATCCTGGTGGCCTCGGTCGTCGCCCTGCTCAGCGTCACCTTCCAGGTGCTCCAAG CGCCATGCTCCAGGGAGGGGGTCAGCCGCGGCCAGCAGGAccctccaccacctcccctccACG agGTGGTCAGCGCCAAGGAGGAGGAGGTCCAGGAAGTGGTGactgcccagcctgcccagccGGAGAGCAGCGTGTTCAAGGACGATGATGGGGACgacgatgatgatgatggtgacgATGACAGCGATGCTGACAGCAACCTG GCAGAGCCCTGGATCTTCAAGAAGTGGTTTGGCCGCTCAGCACCAGAGGATGGGGACGAAGAGCCCGTGGATGTCCCCGAGGTGCCACCAGCTCCGACAGAGGTGAAGAAGAGCCGGGAGAAGAagctggagaaaaaggagaagaaggaggagaagaaggaggagaagaaggaggagaagaaggaggagaagaaggaggagaaggccCGGGAGGGTCGTGCCACCCAGGCAGAGCGGAGCAGCCGGAGGGAGGCACGAGCCAAGGACAGGGCATTGGGGGACAAGCCTGGCagagcccccagggccccccgggaaccagagcagcagccccagaagAAGCGGAGCCGGGAGGGGAAGGAGAGCCGGCGGGAGAGGGACGAGCCCAGGAAGGAGGGGTGGAAGGGCCGTCCCGGCAGGGCTGATGGCGGCGGGGAGAGCCCGAAGCGGGACTGGCGGCAGCAGAAGGGCAGGAGGCCCTGGGAGCCGGCGGCTGCCCCGGGGAGGGACGGCACTGCCAGGCCCAGGGAGGGCAAGAGACGTGACTGA
- the JSRP1 gene encoding junctional sarcoplasmic reticulum protein 1 isoform X5 has translation MRSLAWPAASDLSGSHDADTPVSSHRESGRAHGLEGARTRLGVSEQDPDEPELSMPEPAPLSVDKKAAEKKRVEKLGAKGSASGPPVPKSLPVQRKVEPPSLDPAEEPLLWEGLTLNKCILVASVVALLSVTFQVLQAPCSREGVSRGQQDPPPPPLHEVVSAKEEEVQEVVTAQPAQPESSVFKDDDGDDDDDDGDDDSDADSNLAEPWIFKKWFGRSAPEDGDEEPVDVPEVPPAPTEVKKSREKKLEKKEKKEEKKEEKKEEKKEEKKEEKAREGRATQAERSSRREARAKDRALGDKPGRAPRAPREPEQQPQKKRSREGKESRRERDEPRKEGWKGRPGRADGGGESPKRDWRQQKGRRPWEPAAAPGRDGTARPREGKRRD, from the exons ATGCTGACACGCCGGTGAGCAGCCACAGGGAGAGCGGGAGAGCACAT GGGCTAGAGGGGGCAAGGACCCGGCTTGGCGTCTCTGAGCAGGATCCGGACGAGCCCGAGCTGAGCATGCCAGAGCCAGCACCGCTCAGCGTGGACAAGAAAGCAGCGGAGAAGAAGCGGGTGGAGAAGCTGGGAGCCAAAGGCAGCGCTAGCGGGCCTCCAG TCCCCAAGAGCCTCCCCGTGCAGAGGAAGGTGGAGCCCCCCAGCCTGGACCCCGCGGAGGAGCCGCTCCTCTGGGAAGGGCTCACCCTCAACAAGTGCATCCTGGTGGCCTCGGTCGTCGCCCTGCTCAGCGTCACCTTCCAGGTGCTCCAAG CGCCATGCTCCAGGGAGGGGGTCAGCCGCGGCCAGCAGGAccctccaccacctcccctccACG agGTGGTCAGCGCCAAGGAGGAGGAGGTCCAGGAAGTGGTGactgcccagcctgcccagccGGAGAGCAGCGTGTTCAAGGACGATGATGGGGACgacgatgatgatgatggtgacgATGACAGCGATGCTGACAGCAACCTG GCAGAGCCCTGGATCTTCAAGAAGTGGTTTGGCCGCTCAGCACCAGAGGATGGGGACGAAGAGCCCGTGGATGTCCCCGAGGTGCCACCAGCTCCGACAGAGGTGAAGAAGAGCCGGGAGAAGAagctggagaaaaaggagaagaaggaggagaagaaggaggagaagaaggaggagaagaaggaggagaagaaggaggagaaggccCGGGAGGGTCGTGCCACCCAGGCAGAGCGGAGCAGCCGGAGGGAGGCACGAGCCAAGGACAGGGCATTGGGGGACAAGCCTGGCagagcccccagggccccccgggaaccagagcagcagccccagaagAAGCGGAGCCGGGAGGGGAAGGAGAGCCGGCGGGAGAGGGACGAGCCCAGGAAGGAGGGGTGGAAGGGCCGTCCCGGCAGGGCTGATGGCGGCGGGGAGAGCCCGAAGCGGGACTGGCGGCAGCAGAAGGGCAGGAGGCCCTGGGAGCCGGCGGCTGCCCCGGGGAGGGACGGCACTGCCAGGCCCAGGGAGGGCAAGAGACGTGACTGA
- the JSRP1 gene encoding junctional sarcoplasmic reticulum protein 1 isoform X2, which yields MRSLAWPAASDLSGSHAASPAPRSDRISAQWQPPTTSKRRVEGSETRSTYNKPMQRLARVPRASPADADTPVSSHRESGRAHDPDEPELSMPEPAPLSVDKKAAEKKRVEKLGAKGSASGPPVPKSLPVQRKVEPPSLDPAEEPLLWEGLTLNKCILVASVVALLSVTFQVLQAPCSREGVSRGQQDPPPPPLHEVVSAKEEEVQEVVTAQPAQPESSVFKDDDGDDDDDDGDDDSDADSNLAEPWIFKKWFGRSAPEDGDEEPVDVPEVPPAPTEVKKSREKKLEKKEKKEEKKEEKKEEKKEEKKEEKAREGRATQAERSSRREARAKDRALGDKPGRAPRAPREPEQQPQKKRSREGKESRRERDEPRKEGWKGRPGRADGGGESPKRDWRQQKGRRPWEPAAAPGRDGTARPREGKRRD from the exons CCGCCAGCCCCGCACCCCGCTCCGATCGCATCTCAGCCCAGTGGCAACCTCCAACCACATCTAAGAGAAGGGTGGAGGGCTCTGAGACACGAAGCACCTACAACAAGCCCATGCAGCGCCTGGCCCGAGTGCCACGTGCATCCCCGGCAG ATGCTGACACGCCGGTGAGCAGCCACAGGGAGAGCGGGAGAGCACAT GATCCGGACGAGCCCGAGCTGAGCATGCCAGAGCCAGCACCGCTCAGCGTGGACAAGAAAGCAGCGGAGAAGAAGCGGGTGGAGAAGCTGGGAGCCAAAGGCAGCGCTAGCGGGCCTCCAG TCCCCAAGAGCCTCCCCGTGCAGAGGAAGGTGGAGCCCCCCAGCCTGGACCCCGCGGAGGAGCCGCTCCTCTGGGAAGGGCTCACCCTCAACAAGTGCATCCTGGTGGCCTCGGTCGTCGCCCTGCTCAGCGTCACCTTCCAGGTGCTCCAAG CGCCATGCTCCAGGGAGGGGGTCAGCCGCGGCCAGCAGGAccctccaccacctcccctccACG agGTGGTCAGCGCCAAGGAGGAGGAGGTCCAGGAAGTGGTGactgcccagcctgcccagccGGAGAGCAGCGTGTTCAAGGACGATGATGGGGACgacgatgatgatgatggtgacgATGACAGCGATGCTGACAGCAACCTG GCAGAGCCCTGGATCTTCAAGAAGTGGTTTGGCCGCTCAGCACCAGAGGATGGGGACGAAGAGCCCGTGGATGTCCCCGAGGTGCCACCAGCTCCGACAGAGGTGAAGAAGAGCCGGGAGAAGAagctggagaaaaaggagaagaaggaggagaagaaggaggagaagaaggaggagaagaaggaggagaagaaggaggagaaggccCGGGAGGGTCGTGCCACCCAGGCAGAGCGGAGCAGCCGGAGGGAGGCACGAGCCAAGGACAGGGCATTGGGGGACAAGCCTGGCagagcccccagggccccccgggaaccagagcagcagccccagaagAAGCGGAGCCGGGAGGGGAAGGAGAGCCGGCGGGAGAGGGACGAGCCCAGGAAGGAGGGGTGGAAGGGCCGTCCCGGCAGGGCTGATGGCGGCGGGGAGAGCCCGAAGCGGGACTGGCGGCAGCAGAAGGGCAGGAGGCCCTGGGAGCCGGCGGCTGCCCCGGGGAGGGACGGCACTGCCAGGCCCAGGGAGGGCAAGAGACGTGACTGA
- the JSRP1 gene encoding junctional sarcoplasmic reticulum protein 1 isoform X3, producing the protein MAAGPRELLEKDLGCPEATSELPGWARSAHRQPRKDRREDADTPVSSHRESGRAHGLEGARTRLGVSEQDPDEPELSMPEPAPLSVDKKAAEKKRVEKLGAKGSASGPPVPKSLPVQRKVEPPSLDPAEEPLLWEGLTLNKCILVASVVALLSVTFQVLQAPCSREGVSRGQQDPPPPPLHEVVSAKEEEVQEVVTAQPAQPESSVFKDDDGDDDDDDGDDDSDADSNLAEPWIFKKWFGRSAPEDGDEEPVDVPEVPPAPTEVKKSREKKLEKKEKKEEKKEEKKEEKKEEKKEEKAREGRATQAERSSRREARAKDRALGDKPGRAPRAPREPEQQPQKKRSREGKESRRERDEPRKEGWKGRPGRADGGGESPKRDWRQQKGRRPWEPAAAPGRDGTARPREGKRRD; encoded by the exons ATGGCAGCAGGTCCCCGTGAGCTGTTGGAGAAAGACTTGGGATGCCCTGAGGCCACCAGTGAGCTGCCTGGGTGGGCACGGAGTGCTCACAGGCAGCCAAGGAAGGACAGGAGAGAAG ATGCTGACACGCCGGTGAGCAGCCACAGGGAGAGCGGGAGAGCACAT GGGCTAGAGGGGGCAAGGACCCGGCTTGGCGTCTCTGAGCAGGATCCGGACGAGCCCGAGCTGAGCATGCCAGAGCCAGCACCGCTCAGCGTGGACAAGAAAGCAGCGGAGAAGAAGCGGGTGGAGAAGCTGGGAGCCAAAGGCAGCGCTAGCGGGCCTCCAG TCCCCAAGAGCCTCCCCGTGCAGAGGAAGGTGGAGCCCCCCAGCCTGGACCCCGCGGAGGAGCCGCTCCTCTGGGAAGGGCTCACCCTCAACAAGTGCATCCTGGTGGCCTCGGTCGTCGCCCTGCTCAGCGTCACCTTCCAGGTGCTCCAAG CGCCATGCTCCAGGGAGGGGGTCAGCCGCGGCCAGCAGGAccctccaccacctcccctccACG agGTGGTCAGCGCCAAGGAGGAGGAGGTCCAGGAAGTGGTGactgcccagcctgcccagccGGAGAGCAGCGTGTTCAAGGACGATGATGGGGACgacgatgatgatgatggtgacgATGACAGCGATGCTGACAGCAACCTG GCAGAGCCCTGGATCTTCAAGAAGTGGTTTGGCCGCTCAGCACCAGAGGATGGGGACGAAGAGCCCGTGGATGTCCCCGAGGTGCCACCAGCTCCGACAGAGGTGAAGAAGAGCCGGGAGAAGAagctggagaaaaaggagaagaaggaggagaagaaggaggagaagaaggaggagaagaaggaggagaagaaggaggagaaggccCGGGAGGGTCGTGCCACCCAGGCAGAGCGGAGCAGCCGGAGGGAGGCACGAGCCAAGGACAGGGCATTGGGGGACAAGCCTGGCagagcccccagggccccccgggaaccagagcagcagccccagaagAAGCGGAGCCGGGAGGGGAAGGAGAGCCGGCGGGAGAGGGACGAGCCCAGGAAGGAGGGGTGGAAGGGCCGTCCCGGCAGGGCTGATGGCGGCGGGGAGAGCCCGAAGCGGGACTGGCGGCAGCAGAAGGGCAGGAGGCCCTGGGAGCCGGCGGCTGCCCCGGGGAGGGACGGCACTGCCAGGCCCAGGGAGGGCAAGAGACGTGACTGA